In one Winogradskyella sp. MH6 genomic region, the following are encoded:
- a CDS encoding helix-turn-helix transcriptional regulator yields MENTIKVERAILNLTQGDLAEKIGVSRQTINSIEANRYVPSTVLALKLSKVFNKPVNEFFKLSEND; encoded by the coding sequence ATGGAAAACACAATAAAAGTAGAGCGCGCTATTCTAAACCTAACTCAAGGAGATTTAGCAGAAAAAATAGGTGTGTCTCGCCAAACTATAAACTCTATTGAAGCCAATCGATATGTGCCATCTACGGTTTTGGCGTTAAAATTATCTAAGGTGTTTAATAAGCCTGTTAATGAGTTTTTTAAGTTGAGTGAAAACGATTAA
- a CDS encoding glycosyltransferase, with product MNKLLIIGFVWPEPKSSAAGSRMLQLIEQFLNQNFEITFACAAKTSDNTYDLSQLGVKTQTILLNDSSFDEFVSQLQPDVVLFDRFMVEEQYGWRVAEHCQNALRVLDTEDFHGLRKARELALKEGVDVTVEHLQNDTTKREIASIYRCDLSLIISVAEIDILTQQFKIDESLLYYLPFLLEPIQEEAINGLPTFEERQHFITIGNFLHPPNYDAVLYLKQSIWPLIRQQLQKAELHIYGAYESQKVTQLHNEKEGFLIKGFAEDVDIVMQQAKVCLAPLRFGAGLKGKLVDAMQNGTPCVMSGIAAEGMFGELELNGFIENHPEIFAQKAVELYTNAEVWKAKQNSSFKILNQRFDKANFKDEFAQKIEGLSKDLKNHRQNNFIGHILQHQTLQSTKYLSKWIEEKNS from the coding sequence TTGAATAAATTATTAATTATTGGTTTTGTATGGCCAGAGCCCAAAAGTTCTGCGGCTGGTAGTAGAATGTTGCAGTTAATTGAGCAATTTCTCAATCAGAATTTTGAAATTACCTTTGCATGTGCTGCCAAAACTTCTGATAATACTTACGATTTATCGCAGCTTGGTGTAAAAACACAAACCATACTTTTGAACGATTCTTCTTTTGATGAATTTGTAAGTCAACTGCAGCCAGACGTGGTGCTTTTTGATCGGTTTATGGTAGAAGAACAATACGGTTGGCGTGTGGCAGAACATTGCCAAAATGCCTTACGTGTTTTAGATACCGAAGATTTTCATGGCTTGCGAAAGGCTAGGGAACTAGCTTTAAAAGAAGGTGTTGATGTTACAGTTGAACACTTACAAAACGATACCACCAAGCGCGAAATTGCCAGCATCTACCGTTGCGATTTAAGTTTGATAATCTCAGTAGCAGAAATAGATATTTTAACCCAACAATTTAAAATTGACGAAAGCTTACTCTATTATCTACCTTTTTTATTAGAACCAATACAAGAAGAAGCTATTAACGGTTTACCAACTTTTGAAGAACGCCAACATTTTATAACCATTGGCAATTTTTTACATCCACCAAATTACGATGCCGTGTTATATTTAAAGCAAAGTATTTGGCCATTAATAAGACAACAGTTACAAAAAGCAGAGTTACATATTTATGGTGCTTACGAATCTCAAAAAGTAACGCAGCTACATAACGAAAAGGAAGGTTTTTTAATCAAAGGGTTTGCAGAAGATGTTGATATAGTGATGCAACAAGCAAAAGTATGTTTAGCTCCTTTACGATTTGGCGCAGGGTTAAAAGGCAAACTAGTAGACGCTATGCAAAATGGTACACCTTGCGTTATGTCTGGTATAGCAGCCGAAGGTATGTTTGGAGAACTAGAGCTCAACGGTTTTATAGAAAACCATCCAGAAATTTTTGCTCAAAAAGCAGTAGAGCTCTATACCAATGCAGAAGTTTGGAAAGCCAAACAAAACAGCAGTTTTAAAATTTTAAATCAACGTTTTGATAAAGCTAATTTTAAAGATGAGTTTGCACAAAAAATAGAAGGCCTAAGTAAAGATCTAAAAAACCATCGTCAAAATAATTTTATTGGTCATATACTACAACATCAGACTTTGCAAAGTACTAAGTATTTGAGTAAGTGGATTGAGGAGAAGAATAGTTAG
- a CDS encoding SIR2 family NAD-dependent protein deacylase, which yields MKHIVILTGAGMSAESGVKTFRDHDGLWEGHDVMKVASPEGFRQNPELVLDFYNQRRRQLKEVQPNQAHKDIASLEASYKVTVITQNVDDLHERAGSTNVVHLHGELRKVRSTGNPRDIKVWTDDITLGDTCENGYQLRPHIVWFGEDVPMIEKAVEICLTADILLIIGTSMQVYPAAGLMHYVSDDTPIYYIDPKPAVVRNQNINVIAKPATEGMKDILEVL from the coding sequence ATGAAACACATCGTCATATTAACAGGTGCTGGAATGAGTGCCGAAAGTGGTGTAAAAACCTTTAGAGACCACGATGGTCTTTGGGAAGGGCACGATGTAATGAAAGTGGCTTCACCTGAAGGTTTTAGACAAAATCCAGAATTGGTTTTAGACTTTTATAACCAAAGACGGAGACAACTCAAAGAGGTACAACCAAACCAAGCGCATAAAGATATAGCGTCGCTTGAAGCCAGTTACAAAGTTACAGTTATAACCCAAAACGTAGATGATTTGCACGAGCGTGCTGGCAGTACCAATGTAGTACATCTTCATGGTGAACTTAGAAAAGTACGAAGTACAGGAAACCCAAGAGACATCAAGGTATGGACAGACGATATTACCTTAGGTGATACCTGCGAAAATGGTTACCAATTACGACCACACATTGTATGGTTTGGTGAAGACGTACCAATGATAGAAAAAGCTGTTGAAATTTGTCTTACAGCTGACATACTTTTAATAATTGGAACAAGCATGCAAGTGTATCCTGCTGCAGGTTTAATGCACTATGTTAGTGACGATACTCCTATTTACTATATAGACCCAAAACCTGCTGTGGTTCGCAATCAGAATATTAATGTGATTGCAAAACCAGCAACTGAAGGTATGAAGGATATTCTTGAGGTTTTGTAA